The stretch of DNA GATATGGGatatgggacacacacacgaggaAAACAAGGCTCATCCCCTAACTCTGCCCCCGTCCCCTGATTGGTCCAAGTCTTCTTGTGGGTGGGCGTGGCCTATGGGGAGGGAGGAGTCAAAGAGTCGTCTCCGTGGAGAAGGAACTCAGTTGCCAGGGGGATGGAAGGTATGTTGCTGGGTTTGGTGCTGGACCTGAACAGCTGgagtacagaaacacacaacatgTCAGAAATCAATCAGCTGCATTGCTAATCAAAGCAATGTACAGTTAGAACAGCTAAAAGTTCCGGGTCGAGCCCAGTTCAATGTGGGtagtaggtatgtgtgtgtgtgtgtttactctggGGGTTTTGGATATAGTTATATAGttgaaatgctgtgtgtgtgtgtgtgtgtgtgtgtgtgtgtgtgtgtgtgtgtgtgtgtgtgtatatagtatgtataagtaagtatatatacactcttttgatcccgtgagggaaatttggtctctgcatttatcccaatccgtgaattagtgaaacacactcagcacacagtgaacacacagtgaggtgaagcacacactaatcccggcgcagtgagctgccttggggagcttggggagcagtgaggggttaggtgccttgctcaagggcacttcagctgtgcctactggtcggggtttgaaccggcaaccctccggttacaagtctgaagcgctaaccagtaggccacggctgcacgtctgtgcgtgcgtgcgtctgtgtgcgtgtgtgcgtctgtgtgtttacCCTGGGGGTGGATATATGTGAAgtgctgtgtgcgtgcgtgcgtgcgtgtttaccCTGGGGGTGGATATATgtgaagtgctgtgtgtgtgtgtgtgtgcgtgcgtgtttaccCTGGGGGTGGATATATGTgaagtgctgtgtgtgcgtgcgcgtgcgtgcgtgtttaccCTGGGGGTGGATATATgtgaagtgctgtgtgtgtgtgcgtgcgtgcgtgtttaccCTGGGGGTGGATATATgtgaagtgctgtgtgtgtgtgcgtgcgtgcgtgtttaccCTGGGGGTGGATATATgtgaagtgctgtgtgtgtgtgtgtgtgtgtgtgcgtgcgtgtgtgtgtgtgcgtgcgtgtgtgtttaccctGGGGGTGGATATATGTGAAGTGCTGCGGCGGGCCCTGCTGGGGGCCGTGCTGAGGGTGCTGGGCGGAGCCAGGTCCTGCCTGGGGAGGAGCATGCAGCATCACCATCTGGGGGGGGGCCGTGGGACCCAGAGGGGTGGGGGCCAGACATGGGGCCTTGGACATGAGcctggggaggagagagagagagagagagagagagagagagagagagagagagagaaagagagagagagagagaaagaaagaaagaaagagagagatggggggagagagatagatggagagagagatgcagggggagaaagagagagatggaaggagagagagaaagagagggagatggagggagagagatggagaggagagagggtcaCCACTCCACTTAAGACAGTTTTACacatttcaaaaacaaaacaaacacacacacacacacacacacacacaccataaaatcACCATAAAGAAAAACACATAGTCTAAATCGTATGCTTACACCCATATATGCACAATGCTGTTGCCATCCATATGAGGGTTGGAGAGCCACGCGAGAAATAAATGAAGAGAAAATGACAGAAAATAGAGAAGCGGGTTTtaaaaaaggagagggagagggggggggtgtgtggtggGTAAGAGAAAGCGACAGAGAGGtggcaggaggagagggagaaaagcgagtgaggtggagagtgaaggagagaggagagacggatTAAGGGGGTGGTTAATCTGGTATCTTGGCAACGCATGAAAGCAGTAACACTACTGGATCAActcacagagctctgtgtgtgtgtgtgtgtgtgtgtgtgtgtgtgtgactgacagtTACATGAATTCTTTATGAAAGACCATGATTTTAAATGTACAAGAGAATAGCCTACACAGTCAAGTGTATTTACTACGTAGTCATGTTCAATATTAATGACAACATCAGCCACTGCTAAACagcaaccaacacacacacacacacacacacacacacacttggtgaaaatgttttgtaacacacacacacacacacacactagggctttgactccgaacttcgttattcgaatataattcgattattttaaaaattaaagatattcgaacgaattttagggatctcttaatattcgaacctgtagcctatggagatcatttctataaatgtattagttgtaaacgttgttttcaattcagattccgaGGTTTTTTTTCACGCCCGGTGAAGTAAAATCGcgagctcattagcaaggctattattggtcatctgggctcctgtaggtgacgttagcatcctggctggttcgtgcttagtgagctcacacatagacataatagacacttttattttaaacttaaccttcctctgattttaatcacctcagttatcaatcaaagcaaacagggaaaagaaatggcaacacaatcatgaaaaacactcaaataaataaatgtgcagataagtctgaatgaaaagcagcactggttgaagcctggaaatattgtaaacaaagtaggctaacgttagcttaatttgctagtttatcatagtctggttagactgttcagtttccctacgtgtgtttaagtttcaaataaatactttttcatcttgggacaggcccgtttccatttgcatcgggattgagatgattagaacttagcagtcaatttgaatgcaacagttttgaacaaattcttgcagcgtgctaatgatgctaaccggatttaatagcaatttagccagtcgtcttgcactattaatgtttggattacatgtgcatgctgaggagggatgcgcctgttgagagggagagagtgcacggggcaaggagagtctgtgttgaggtaggcctacttctatcgcctactctggtagagtttgacatactacaatgcaagatatatttagcctatttatttatggacaacgtaaggcaggaggtgtgtgttgcttttaattatgaatgttctatcgaacgtattttttattgatatcgattacatgtctattgcgatacatattgctatcgttttatcgcccggCCTTATGCTCAATAATAAAAattttaacacacgcataaatactcAGCCTTTCGTGCACATAGTCTACtgacattgactgatacactgccctctggtggacagaacatatagaacttaagtttgataccaatatcggtcttactaaagacatttaatggttaaaatattattaatacatattcgaattttaatattaataaacaaacgaacttCAAAAATGATTTTTGGGGaaaagtcaaagccctaacacacacacacacacaaaatgcctcCTTGAGAAGCGCATTAGACATTCATCAACAGGCACCAGAGAAGGCTGTTTAACatccctgtcacacacacacacacacacacactcttcaataATGCAGCAAACACCGTTCATGATGCCAATCTGCTCAGTCTACCTCcagcacgcactcacacacacttttacacacacccTCAACACTAATTTGGCTCTGAGACATAACACAAACATGTGTTCCATACACACCCATGTGTGTGATTTGCATGTATGTAAGTATCATGCATGCATCATGAACCATAAGCATACATCTCACGCTTCCAGACAAACATCACCTcatgctgaacacacacaaacacatgcaatttGTGTTAAAAATGCACAGATGCGCAAACCCCATAAAAAtgaactcacagacacacacagattttatatatatatatatatgcacactgGTGTATTGGTCACAGGCATGTTAAGTTGTGTGGAGCACACaaacaatctcacacacacacgagggtgCATACCTGAGCGATCTGTCCCAGGGAGGTGTAGGTGTGGGGGATGCCCTGGTGGCCGTGGAGGCTGTAGCCCTGCAGGGGGTAGGATGCCTGGGGGGAGCTGTGGCCTGGGGGCAGGTtaggaggggtgggggcagacAGAGGCCCAGAGTGGTACAGGGACTGGGGCTGGGGGCCTGACTGACccgtctagagagagagagagagagagagagagagagagagagagagagagagagagaaagaaagaaagagagaaagagaggagagaaatatgaagaaaatattAGCTTCATTAATGTCAATGCAAGTCAATGGTTTATGCAAGCAGGACCTCTAAGCATGTattacgtgtttgtgtgtgtgtgtgtgtgtgtgtgatactgacAGTCACATTAATTCTTTATGAGATGCAGATTTATGCACACAGTGCATGACTGTGTAAACTCTGAGTATaaatcaacagtgtgtgtgtgtgtgtgtgtgtgtgtgtgtgtgtgtacctgtccaGGGCTGGGCGCTGTGTGCTGGGGAGGGGGTTGGCTGCCAGTGGGAGTGCTAGAGGGCTGAGGAGGATGAACTGGGCCCGAGTGATGAGAGAACGACTGAGCTGCTGAgacaaggagggagagagagggagagggagagagagagagagggagagagagagggggagagaaagaccgAGGGAAACATGTAGGGGggtaagggagggagggggagagaagaaagggaggtAGAGACAAaatgagaggtagagagagaggagaatgcaagggagagggagggagacaaagaaaaaatatattagCACATATTAGCACTTCACCCAAAGGGCAGAGAAGTAGGCTTTCATTTTAGACACAACAGGAGACTTGCACATAATAATACCTCTGAAATTAAACTCTTAAGTGCTTCCCAAAAGCCAATTAATTAAACAAGATTGTTGTTAATTATATCCCTGCCCTACAGAGGTTGCAAAGACATGCACGCTAACTTACTCGctggcacgcgcacacacatgagtgcgtgtatgtgtgtgtttgtgcatgagtaTGTTTGCCTGAGAGACGgtatgagcttgtgtgtgtgtgcttgtatgtgtgtgcttgtgcatgtgcatgtgtgtgtgtgtgcatgtgtatgcgtgtgtgtgtgtgtgtgtgtgtgtgtgtgtgtgtgtgtgtgtgtgtgtgtgcgcgcgcgctccCTCACCGTAGATGCCCTGCTGCGGTCCCTGTGGGCCCTCGCCCTGCCCAGGGAACTGGGGTCCAGCAGGAGGGCCGAGAGCCTGGGGGTGGCCCCCACCAGAGCCCAGCATCCGCGCACCTCCCTGCAGCATGGAGTACATGggctagaggaggagagagggaggagagaggggagaggaggagagaggagaggagagagggagaaaggggggagaggaggagaggagagaggaggagaggggggaggaggggggagaggaggagagggggaggagagggggagaggaggagagaggaggggggagaggagagatggagggggagagagggagaaagggggggagaggaggagaggagagaggagggaggagaggaggagagaggaggggggagaggaggagaggggagggggagagagggataggaagagagagggagaaagggggggagaggaggagagaggagaggagagaggaggggggagaggagagaggagggggagagagggataggaagagagagggaggggaggagaggaggtggagaggagagagggaggaaaggaggaaagatggaggtggagaggagtcaGAGAACATGGGAAAGGagggcagagaggagaagagaggggaggagagaatgagagagagggggacagagaacaTAGTGAAGGAGGGGGTAAAGCAtcaggaggaaaaaaagacaacGAAAGGGGGTTAGACAATCTGCTTTCCATACCTCACTGGCACATGCCAATACTTACTACATGCAGAGCAAACATCTGGCAACATTTACAAACGTGTGGATGACCTGCTGCTGGCCTTACTGGccgggtggtgtgtgtgtatgtgtgcctgctcttctcctctcttcttctctctgtgcgcgcgtgtgtgtgtgtgtgtgtgtgtgtgtgcgctgcgcGCGCGTTACCTGTCCGGGGTAGGGGCCCATGGCCTGGATGACCTGCTGCTGGCCGTACTGCGGGGGGTTGTTACTGCAGGTAGGACTGGGGGGGTACGGGGAGGCCACCAGTGGTGCTCCTGCCGCAGATGCAGCCTGGAGCATAGGGGGCGCCGACGAGCTGTGGTCAGGACCTCTGGGGCACCACTGAACCTGaaggagtcacacacacacacacaggggtcaaacacagcagtggagttacacacacacacacacacacactctcaaggtGTGGatttacacacactgaaatatcCATATaaacagattcacacacacacacgtcaaaacTCAGATCATTGATGGGATTCAGatctaacaaatacacacacacggctcctgATGCTACAGtgggctctctgtgtgtgtgtgtgtgtgttggtgaggcTGACCTTTGGCCCGAGGATATTTGCCCTGGTTAACTGCCTGCATGGGGTACTGGTACATCTGCTGAGcctgaagtagagagagagcgggaggggggggagagagagagagagagagagagagagagagagagagagagagagagagagagagagagagagagagagagagagagagggagggggagagagagagtaaggtgaaagggaggaaaggaaaagaagaagaatGGAAGAGGGGAATAGAGAATGGACGAGGAAAGAAAAAGGGAACATAgtagaaatgaagagagagagtaaaaacaAGATggtgggagaaaaaaagaaagacaaagcaAATGACGTCACACTGCTATATTGAGATCATTGATTTATGatttaaaataaacacacacacacacacacacacacacacacagggtgtcgTGCTCACCTGTACGGGGTGGAGCTGCAGGTTGTAAGGTAGGTAGGAGGCGCTGTACATGGGGCCCTGGCCACCTGGGTGCTGCTGCAGCAACACCGACGGGCTGGGGGGGGGTCGGACGGGGGGGCGTGGGGGCAGAGGTGGGCTTCgactggacagagagagagggtggggggagagagagaggggggggggggggggggggagagagagagagagagagagagagagagagagagagaggggggagagagagagagagagagaagggaagagtggAGAAAGTGAAAAAAGCACAGAGTTATTTAGAGAAGCGCTCTTTTCCTCAGAGATGAGAGCACAGCAAATTGGGatgtgagcagagagagagctggttACCAGAGCAACAGGAGGCTTGTTGGGGTTGAACTCTTTGGCGTTGGGGTTCAGCGTAGATCTCTTCACCTGACTGGAACCAGAGGAGAGGGCACAGATTAATGTCACATGTAATcatctcgctctcacacacctgTATTACCTTAACTCATCTATATGTCAGACTgtcaaacagacagacatatgacacacacacacacacactccctcttccACTTACTCAGTGACTGCCTCGGTAGCCGTCTCTGGCCTGCTCTCCTCGGGCCCAGGGGTCCTCGCGGGCTGCAGGGTGGCCGGCGACTGCCTGTCTGAAACGGGCAGACTGGCGGCAGGCGTGGCGGCGGCCTCCTTGTCCTTGGGGGGCCCCGGCTCCTCGGCAGGCGAGGCGGGCGCGGGCGGCTGGCCCGGGGGGCTCTGGGCCAAGCTGGGCTTGCCGTCCGCCGCTGCGGCACTCGGGGCGTCCGCGGCCGAGGGGGCCTTCGCAGACCCCGCCGCGCCAGGCTGGGCGGCCTCGGAGGGGCCGGTGGCAGAAGCAGCAGGGGCGGCGGCCGCGCCGGGAGAGCTGGGGGCGCCTGGGCTGGGCTGGAGCTGCAGGGGGCACAGGTCAAGGGTCAAAGGTTAAAAGGACATTGTTGTCGGGGCAGTGCGCAAGCGCCTTCAAGATCCCGTGTTCATCCAAAGACCACCAATGGGGCCAGTGTACACAGTCGGTCAGAGTTTGTTGGATGGTGGTTTGTTGTAGATTGCTGGATGCAGTGGTTTGAGTCTGACCCAAAAGTCAGTCTGGTCAATTACAGTCTAGACAGTGTAAGACTGCCATTCTAAAACGGATAGTTTTGGTCGTCTTGATTATGATTGTTAGTAAGGTCGTCCCTAACAACGCCACTTTGCTGTTCCAAAATGGAACCTACGGCCTCTTGTACTTCAGTGGTCCTCTAAACAttcaagcagcagcagcagcagcagcaaactTTAGAATGCTGGGATTTGTGGGTCATCGTCTGGTCACACACTGAAGTCTGTAATTTTGCATGCTCCGTTTTTACAGTCACTCAAATAGAGAAGGTTGCAGTAGGAAAGCTCATTCACGGGCACAGATATGTATGgatgcaaaaacacagaaaagttTCGATGGCCTCACAcagaggtgtttttttttttttccaatcgtGCAACTTCAGACAACAAATACAGACTCAGTATTCAAAGGCCTTTGGTAGAGTAGTGAGTAGCCTTTAGTGAAGAGAAACTATCAGGCACCAAGGCTGGACTGTTAAAGTGGACGAGGGCTCTTCCTGCCTGCAGCTGCACAGGAGGAGTGCGTGGCACACCAGTCACGGGTTTGAGTGTGACCTGGGGTCATTCTCTCGCTCACACTCCTGTCTAAATAAAAGGCAGCAAGCTAAAAAATCTACTTAAAAAATGtcgaagaggagaaatagaagAGCGTCgctggggagagggagagagagagagagagagagagagagagagggagggagagagagagagattaagaaggaaaagaggaataaaagCTTACCCTGAACTCTTTGCCGAACTTGCGGAGCTCTTCAATTTGAGAGCGCTGCTGTGCTGAGGGagctgagagacacacacacacacacacacacacagagataaataCCAGAAGTAAATTATTGTTTGAGTGGCAGGTAGATGATTGCAAATGTGGCAGCACTCACTTTGACAGCAGAACGTTTAAGTACTCTGTGGCAGGTgtgtacaaacaaacacacacacacacacacacacacacacagcattcctGAAAATACTAGCAGGAAATTAAATATGAACTAGTCGGTATTAAACAGACATGATGATCGGAAAAGTGAATTACGCTATTTAGGTACTTATTTACGTAAAATACGTAAATAACACGACacttccttcacacacacacacacacacacacacacacaccacacacacacacacacacacatacctttgcTGCTCTTGCCATCATCGGGGCTGGCGGcagcctctgctgctgctgctgctgcggcggCGGCTCGCTCTTTACTGATCTCATTCACTGAGAAGAGAAACGGAAACCAATTCAGTTTCACTACACTTAACACCACCATACTCAAGACTGCCTGTAGTGTGGTTTCACTACACTTAACACCACCATACTCAAGACTGCCTGTAGTGTGGTTTCACTACACTTAACACCACCATACTCAAGACTGCCTGTAGTGTGGACTTTTACTAAATTCAATTTTATGTTTGTCCGGGATCATAATTCTGTGCCAAAAAACATCCTAACAGAGACAAAGACAATCAGAGATAAAAGAGTAACAGAGataaaaatttttttttaaaaaaacgagTTGCGTTGTGGTTACACTATCCATGACAATGATTAATTTTCTCATGTCAAATGTCATGTCTGTTGTCCGGAAGGAAAGGGCATTAGTATGTGACCTCAAACTTTTGAACATTAGTGTCtatacatacatgtgtgtgtgtgtgtgtgtgtgtgtgtgtataaagtgagtctgtgtgtgtgtgtgtaaagtgagtaaagtgagtgtgtgtatatatatgtgtgcatttcTCACCATCTACAGGGAACAGAGGGGTGGGGCCAGAGGGCTTCTGCTTCGCCATGGAAACGGGCGAGCTGTCCACATAAGGAGCAGAGGGGTCCTGGGAAGGCGTGTCCGACTTGGGGGAACGGGACACTGCGAGCCAGAAAACATCATTTaggaatgaacacacacacacacacagaaaccataGGAGACGTGCTTTGGAGGAGTGCTTTGATAAAATCGAAACCTCTCCTTCACACAGAGAATCCTTTCTTCATATCTCTCAAACATATGCATGGCCGCCCACACTCACATGCGTGCACATGCGGTGGCGTGtttacctgacacacacacacacacacatgcagtggcGTGtttacctgacacacacacacacacacagtggggtgtttacctgacacacacacacgcacgcgcacatgcaGTGGGGTGTTTACctgtgggggggtgtgtgttggaggggcgCACTGGTCGGTTGGGCTGGTGGGGTCTCTGGGACTTTGGGGAGGTTCTTGACGGGACTGGGGATACAGGGTGAGAGAAATGAGTCAtggagtgacacacacacacacacacacacgcatgtggacaaacacacatgcatattaaCCCCTcccaccaatacacacacacagtatattagCTCCCAGGTACAAGCACACAGTATTCTTAAACAGTGTGAATTACGAAATTTAGACAGACAGTGAaacacatataaatacatcgctcgctcacacacacacacacacctccgttGACTGGCCTCCCTGCGTCGGACAGCGCGTGTGGGAGGGAGTGTGAGTGCGGGACCGcg from Alosa sapidissima isolate fAloSap1 chromosome 24, fAloSap1.pri, whole genome shotgun sequence encodes:
- the atxn2l gene encoding LOW QUALITY PROTEIN: ataxin-2-like protein (The sequence of the model RefSeq protein was modified relative to this genomic sequence to represent the inferred CDS: deleted 3 bases in 3 codons), which translates into the protein MLKPQQPSSSGRKTSNGTSGSSTMSSAASGINTSNRTTVGRTRSVKPPFQSPPVFEGVYNNARMLHFLTAVVGSTCDVRVKNGTVYEGIFKTLSSRCELAVDAVHRRGEGESPTAPPRREEITDTMIFSPNDLVTMTCRDVDLNYATRDTFTDTAISSGRVNGEHKEKVLQRWEGGDSNGESYDLETDASNGWDANEMFRYNEENYGVKSTYDASLSMYTVPLERGNSDNFRAREARAARLASEIESSPQYRHRVALENDDGKTEEDKYSAVMRDAERERGRESPRERGRDSPSGGSREGKYIPLPQRAREMGGSGGGLRGDRVSERSERGGRGGYHPSRSTPPSSSPRPPLPPATTGGTPSERGSPLPGRGGYTPSSPPSSHSHTHAAAVPHSHSLPHALSDAGRPVNGVPSRTSPKSQRPHQPNRPVRPSNTHPPTVSRSPKSDTPSQDPSAPYVDSSPVSMAKQKPSGPTPLFPVDVNEISKERAAAAAAAAAEAAASPDDGKSSKAPSAQQRSQIEELRKFGKEFRLQPSPGAPSSPGAAAAPAASATGPSEAAQPGAAGSAKAPSAADAPSAAAADGKPSLAQSPPGQPPAPASPAEEPGPPKDKEAAATPAASLPVSDRQSPATLQPARTPGPEESRPETATEAVTDQVKRSTLNPNAKEFNPNKPPVALSKPTSAPTPPRPTPPSPSVLLQQHPGGQGPMYSASYLPYNLQLHPVQAQQMYQYPMQAVNQGKYPRAKGSVVPQRPDHSSSAPPMLQAASAAGAPLVASPYPPSPTCSNNPPQYGQQQVIQAMGPYPGQPMYSMLQGGARMLGSGGGHPQALGPPAGPQFPGQGEGPQGPQQGIYAAQSFSHHSGPVHPPQPSSTPTGSQPPPQHTAPSPGQTGQSGPQPQSLYHSGPLSAPTPPNLPPGHSSPQASYPLQGYSLHGHQGIPHTYTSLGQIAQAHVQGPMSGPHPSGSHGPPPMVMLHAPPQAGPGSAQHPQHGPQQGPPQHFTYIHPQAVQVQHQTQQHTFHPPGN